One genomic window of Monodelphis domestica isolate mMonDom1 chromosome 1, mMonDom1.pri, whole genome shotgun sequence includes the following:
- the LOC100028235 gene encoding olfactory receptor 4F3/4F16/4F29-like — MDEVNHSVVAEFVFLGLSDSWEIQLLLFLFSSVVYVASILGNLLILITVIFDSHLHSPMYFLLANLSFIDMGGSSIAAPKMICDLFRNHKVISFGGCVAQIFFTHALGGVEMVLLIAMAFDRYVAICKPLHYLTIMNSRMCILLLILAWITGITHSGVQLAFVVHLPFCGPNVLDNFFCDLSQIIQLACMDTYRLQFMVNANSGFISLICFCVLIISYIFILVTVQKQSSGVSSKALSTLAVHITVVFLFFCPLIFFYTWPHPISHLDKFLAIFDAVITPFLNPVIYTFRNKEMKLGMRRMYSRLVLLKKFS; from the coding sequence ATGGATGAAGTGAATCATTCTGTAGTGGCTGAGTTTGTGTTTCTTGGACTCTCTGATTCATGGGAGATCCaacttcttctcttcctcttctcctctgtaGTCTATGTGGCAAGTATTCTGGGAAACCTGCTCATTTTGATCACTGTGATTTTTGATTCTCACTTACATTCTCCCATGTACTTCCTGTTGGCCAATCTCTCCTTCATtgacatgggaggttcctccATTGCAGCTCCTAAAATGATTTGTGATCTTTTCAGGAATCATAAAGTCATCTCATTTGGTGGCTGTGTTGCTCAGATTTTCTTTACTCATGCTCTTGGAGGTGTTGAGATGGTGTTACTCATAGCCATGGCATTTGACAGATATGTTGCCATATGTAAACCTCTCCACTACTTGACCATTATGAACTCAAGAATGTGCATTTTGCTTTTGATTCTTGCCTGGATCACAGGAATCACTCACTCAGGGGTCCAATTGGCTTTTGTTGTACATTTGCCCTTTTGTGGTCCTAATGTATTAGACAATTTTTTCTGTGACCTTTCTCAAATCATCCAACTGGCCTGTATGGACACCTATAGGCTGCAATTCATGGTCAATGCTAATAGTGGATTCATTTCTCTGATTTGCTTTTGTGTATTGATTATCTCCTACATCTTCATTTTAGTCACTGTTCAAAAACAATCCTCAGGAGTTTCATCCAAGGCTCTCTCCACTCTGGCAGTTCACATCACTGTggtgtttttgttcttttgccctttgatttttttctatacaTGGCCTCACCCTATATCCCACCTTGATAAATTCCTTgccatctttgatgctgttattACTCCCTTTCTGAATCCCGTCATCTATACATTCAGGAACAAAGAGATGAAGTTGGGAATGAGGAGAATGTACAGTCGTCTTGTCCTCTTAAAGAAATTCTCTTAA